A genomic segment from Canis lupus dingo isolate Sandy chromosome 23, ASM325472v2, whole genome shotgun sequence encodes:
- the ACAA1 gene encoding 3-ketoacyl-CoA thiolase, peroxisomal isoform X2: MAGRRQRRRRHPHPQHPSLDLWGRHNPEDTTPDELLSAVMTAVLQDVRLSPAQLGDICVGNVLQPGAGAIMARIAQFLSDIPETVPLSTVNRQCSSGLQALANIAGGIRNGSYDIGMACGVESMSLADRGNPGNITSRLVEKKKARDCLIPMGITSENVAERFGISREKQDTFALASQQKAARAQSKGCFQAEIVPVTTTVHDDKGAERIITVAQDEGIRPNTTMEGLAKLKPAFKQGGSTTAGNSSQVSDGAAALLLARRSKAEELGLPVLGVLRSYAVVGVPPDIMGIGPAYAIPVALQKAGLTVKDVDIFEINEAFASQAVYCVEKLGLPPEKVNPLGGAVALGHPLGCTGARQVITLLNELKRRGKRAYGVVSMCIGTGMGAAAVFEYPGN, encoded by the exons ATGGCGGGGAGGCGGCAAAGGAGGAgacgtcacccccacccccaacacccaTCCCTGGATCTCTGGGGAAGGCACAATCCAGAG GACACCACCCCCGACGAGCTTCTGTCGGCTGTCATGACCGCGGTTCTGCAGGACGTCAGGCTGAGCCCCGCGCAGCTGGGGGATATCTGCGTGG GAAATGTGCTTCAGCCAGGGGCGGGAGCAATCATGGCCCGAATTGCTCAGTTTCTGAG TGACATCCCAGAGACTGTGCCTTTGTCCACTGTCAATAGACAGTGTTCATCTGGGCTCCAGGCATTGGCCAACATAGCTG GTGGCATCAGAAATGGGTCTTATGACATTGGCATGGCTTGTGG GGTAGAGTCCATGTCCCTGGCTGACAGAGGAAACCCTGGAAATATTACTTCACGCTTGGTGGAGAAGAAGAAGGCCAGAGATTGCCTGATTCCTATGGG GATAACTTCAGAGAATGTAGCTGAGAGATTTGGCATTTCACGGGAGAAGCAGGATACTTTTGCCCTGGCTTCCCAGCAAAA GGCAGCCAGAGCCCAGAGCAAGGGCTGTTTCCAAGCTGAGATTGTGCCTGTCACCACCACGGTCCATGATGACAAGGGCGCCGAGAGGATCATCACCGTGGCCCAGGATGAGGGTATCCGCCCCAACACCACCATGGAGGGCCTGGCCAAACTGAAGCCTGCCTTCAAGCAGGGCGGCTCTACCACGGCTG GAAACTCTAGTCAGGTGAGCGATGGGGCAGCTGCCCTCCTGCTGGCGCGGAGGTCCAAGGCAGAAGAGTTGGGCCTTCCCGTCCTTGGGGTCCTGAGGTCCTATGCGGTGGTTGGGGTCCCACCTGACATCATGGGCATTGGGCCAGCCTATGCCATCCCTGTAGCTTTGCAAAAAGCAG GGCTGACGGTAAAGGACGTGGACATCTTTGAGATCAATGAGGCCTTTGCAAGCCAG GCTGTCTACTGTGTGGAGAAGCTAGGACTCCCCCCCGAGAAGGTGAACCCTCTAGGGGGTGCAGTGGCCTTGGGTCACCCATTGGGCTGCACTGGAGCTCGACAGGTCATCACGCTCCTCAATGAACTGAAGCGCCGTGGGAAGAG GGCGTACGGGGTGGTGTCCATGTGCATCGGGACCGGGATGGGAGCTGCTGCTGTCTTTGAATACCCTGGAAACTGA
- the MYD88 gene encoding myeloid differentiation primary response protein MyD88, which translates to MAAEGSRAGSASPVCPKASLPLAALNVRVRRRLSLFLNVRTQVAADWTALAEEMGFEYLEIRHLEMHADPTGKLLDDWQGRPGASVGRLLELLTKLGRDDVLVELGPSIEEDCQKYILKQQQEESEKPLQVPAVDSSDPRTPERGGITMLDDPSGQMPERFDAFICYCPSDIQFVQEMIRQLEQTNYRLKLCVSDRDVLPGTCVWSIASELIEKRCRRMVVVVSDDYLQSRECDFQTKFALSLSPGAHQKRLIPIKYKAMKKEFPSILRFITVCDYTNPCTKSWFWTRLAKALSLP; encoded by the exons ATGGCCGCCGAGGGCTCCCGCGCGGGGTCCGCCTCCCCGGTCTGCCCCAAGGCTTCCCTGCCCCTGGCTGCTCTCAACGTGCGAGTGCGCCGCCGCCTGTCTCTGTTCCTGAACGTGCGCACGCAGGTGGCGGCCGACTGGACCGCGCTGGCCGAGGAGATGGGCTTCGAGTACCTGGAGATCCGGCACCTGGAGATGCACGCCGACCCCACGGGCAAGCTGCTGGACGACTGGCAGGGACGCCCTGGCGCCTCGGTGGGCCGCCTGCTTGAGCTGCTCACCAAGCTGGGCCGAGACGACGTGTTGGTGGAACTGGGGCCCAGCATCG AGGAGGATTGCCAAAAGTATATTCTGAAACAGCAGCAGGAGGAGTCTGAGAAGCCCTTACAGGTGCCTGCTGTTGACAGCAGTGACCCACGGACACCAGAGCGAGGGGGCATCACCATGCTTGATGATCCCTCAG GGCAAATGCCTGAGCGTTTTGATGCCTTCATCTGCTACTGCCCCAGCGATATCCAGTTTGTTCAGGAAATGATCCGGCAGCTGGAACAGACAAACTATCGGCTGAAGTTGTGTGTGTCTGATCGTGATGTCTTGCCTGGCACCTGTGTCTGGTCCATTGCCAGCGAGCTCATTGAGAAGAG GTGCCGCCGGATGGTAGTGGTTGTCTCTGATGATTACCTGCAAAGCAGGGAATGTGACTTCCAGACTAAGTTTGCACTCAGTCTCTCTCCAG GTGCCCATCAGAAGCGACTGATCCCCATCAAGTACAAGGCAATGAAGAAAGAGTTCCCCAGCATCCTGCGGTTCATCACTGTCTGTGACTACACCAACCCCTGCACCAAGTCCTGGTTCTGGACTCGCCTCGCCAaggccctgtccctgccctga
- the ACAA1 gene encoding 3-ketoacyl-CoA thiolase, peroxisomal isoform X1: MRRLQVVLGHLSGQPPSDGAPAPQAARCLGGAPGASADDVVVVHGRRTAIGRGGRGGFKDTTPDELLSAVMTAVLQDVRLSPAQLGDICVGNVLQPGAGAIMARIAQFLSDIPETVPLSTVNRQCSSGLQALANIAGGIRNGSYDIGMACGVESMSLADRGNPGNITSRLVEKKKARDCLIPMGITSENVAERFGISREKQDTFALASQQKAARAQSKGCFQAEIVPVTTTVHDDKGAERIITVAQDEGIRPNTTMEGLAKLKPAFKQGGSTTAGNSSQVSDGAAALLLARRSKAEELGLPVLGVLRSYAVVGVPPDIMGIGPAYAIPVALQKAGLTVKDVDIFEINEAFASQAVYCVEKLGLPPEKVNPLGGAVALGHPLGCTGARQVITLLNELKRRGKRAYGVVSMCIGTGMGAAAVFEYPGN, encoded by the exons ATGCggaggctgcaggtggtgctgggCCACCTGAGCGGCCAGCCCCCCTCGGATGGGGCGCCGGCGCCGCAGGCCGCGCGGTGCTTGGGCGGCGCTCCGGGGGCATCGGCCGACGACGTGGTGGTGGTGCACGGGCGGCGCACGGCCATCGGCCGAGGGGGCCGCGGCGGCTTCAAG GACACCACCCCCGACGAGCTTCTGTCGGCTGTCATGACCGCGGTTCTGCAGGACGTCAGGCTGAGCCCCGCGCAGCTGGGGGATATCTGCGTGG GAAATGTGCTTCAGCCAGGGGCGGGAGCAATCATGGCCCGAATTGCTCAGTTTCTGAG TGACATCCCAGAGACTGTGCCTTTGTCCACTGTCAATAGACAGTGTTCATCTGGGCTCCAGGCATTGGCCAACATAGCTG GTGGCATCAGAAATGGGTCTTATGACATTGGCATGGCTTGTGG GGTAGAGTCCATGTCCCTGGCTGACAGAGGAAACCCTGGAAATATTACTTCACGCTTGGTGGAGAAGAAGAAGGCCAGAGATTGCCTGATTCCTATGGG GATAACTTCAGAGAATGTAGCTGAGAGATTTGGCATTTCACGGGAGAAGCAGGATACTTTTGCCCTGGCTTCCCAGCAAAA GGCAGCCAGAGCCCAGAGCAAGGGCTGTTTCCAAGCTGAGATTGTGCCTGTCACCACCACGGTCCATGATGACAAGGGCGCCGAGAGGATCATCACCGTGGCCCAGGATGAGGGTATCCGCCCCAACACCACCATGGAGGGCCTGGCCAAACTGAAGCCTGCCTTCAAGCAGGGCGGCTCTACCACGGCTG GAAACTCTAGTCAGGTGAGCGATGGGGCAGCTGCCCTCCTGCTGGCGCGGAGGTCCAAGGCAGAAGAGTTGGGCCTTCCCGTCCTTGGGGTCCTGAGGTCCTATGCGGTGGTTGGGGTCCCACCTGACATCATGGGCATTGGGCCAGCCTATGCCATCCCTGTAGCTTTGCAAAAAGCAG GGCTGACGGTAAAGGACGTGGACATCTTTGAGATCAATGAGGCCTTTGCAAGCCAG GCTGTCTACTGTGTGGAGAAGCTAGGACTCCCCCCCGAGAAGGTGAACCCTCTAGGGGGTGCAGTGGCCTTGGGTCACCCATTGGGCTGCACTGGAGCTCGACAGGTCATCACGCTCCTCAATGAACTGAAGCGCCGTGGGAAGAG GGCGTACGGGGTGGTGTCCATGTGCATCGGGACCGGGATGGGAGCTGCTGCTGTCTTTGAATACCCTGGAAACTGA
- the ACAA1 gene encoding 3-ketoacyl-CoA thiolase, peroxisomal isoform X3, with amino-acid sequence MTAVLQDVRLSPAQLGDICVGNVLQPGAGAIMARIAQFLSDIPETVPLSTVNRQCSSGLQALANIAGGIRNGSYDIGMACGVESMSLADRGNPGNITSRLVEKKKARDCLIPMGITSENVAERFGISREKQDTFALASQQKAARAQSKGCFQAEIVPVTTTVHDDKGAERIITVAQDEGIRPNTTMEGLAKLKPAFKQGGSTTAGNSSQVSDGAAALLLARRSKAEELGLPVLGVLRSYAVVGVPPDIMGIGPAYAIPVALQKAGLTVKDVDIFEINEAFASQAVYCVEKLGLPPEKVNPLGGAVALGHPLGCTGARQVITLLNELKRRGKRAYGVVSMCIGTGMGAAAVFEYPGN; translated from the exons ATGACCGCGGTTCTGCAGGACGTCAGGCTGAGCCCCGCGCAGCTGGGGGATATCTGCGTGG GAAATGTGCTTCAGCCAGGGGCGGGAGCAATCATGGCCCGAATTGCTCAGTTTCTGAG TGACATCCCAGAGACTGTGCCTTTGTCCACTGTCAATAGACAGTGTTCATCTGGGCTCCAGGCATTGGCCAACATAGCTG GTGGCATCAGAAATGGGTCTTATGACATTGGCATGGCTTGTGG GGTAGAGTCCATGTCCCTGGCTGACAGAGGAAACCCTGGAAATATTACTTCACGCTTGGTGGAGAAGAAGAAGGCCAGAGATTGCCTGATTCCTATGGG GATAACTTCAGAGAATGTAGCTGAGAGATTTGGCATTTCACGGGAGAAGCAGGATACTTTTGCCCTGGCTTCCCAGCAAAA GGCAGCCAGAGCCCAGAGCAAGGGCTGTTTCCAAGCTGAGATTGTGCCTGTCACCACCACGGTCCATGATGACAAGGGCGCCGAGAGGATCATCACCGTGGCCCAGGATGAGGGTATCCGCCCCAACACCACCATGGAGGGCCTGGCCAAACTGAAGCCTGCCTTCAAGCAGGGCGGCTCTACCACGGCTG GAAACTCTAGTCAGGTGAGCGATGGGGCAGCTGCCCTCCTGCTGGCGCGGAGGTCCAAGGCAGAAGAGTTGGGCCTTCCCGTCCTTGGGGTCCTGAGGTCCTATGCGGTGGTTGGGGTCCCACCTGACATCATGGGCATTGGGCCAGCCTATGCCATCCCTGTAGCTTTGCAAAAAGCAG GGCTGACGGTAAAGGACGTGGACATCTTTGAGATCAATGAGGCCTTTGCAAGCCAG GCTGTCTACTGTGTGGAGAAGCTAGGACTCCCCCCCGAGAAGGTGAACCCTCTAGGGGGTGCAGTGGCCTTGGGTCACCCATTGGGCTGCACTGGAGCTCGACAGGTCATCACGCTCCTCAATGAACTGAAGCGCCGTGGGAAGAG GGCGTACGGGGTGGTGTCCATGTGCATCGGGACCGGGATGGGAGCTGCTGCTGTCTTTGAATACCCTGGAAACTGA